Genomic window (Aethina tumida isolate Nest 87 chromosome 4, icAetTumi1.1, whole genome shotgun sequence):
aaaatatttgaatgtttactaaaatataacagtaataatttgattaatataaagtaaaaacatGTGTTTACTTTGGCTAACACATTTAGAAGTcatgacaaatatttaataattaaaaaaacaaaatgtgtaGATACTTTTGAGtgaattacctaaaaatattggGTCTATGGGTGAAGACAGGTGCATTTTGCCATCGTTTTTCACCGTATCATCTATGAACCAGCCACGTTTTCCCTCATTGAAGGAGAGGATTTCCTGAACGGAATTATTAGCCGCTGAAAACAGGAAAACCGCCGACTCTCCAGTATTAGGATGTCTCAGTGTCACTATATCCGGAGTCCCGCTGCCAGTGTACTGCTCAGACAATTCCAAAGCCTCACCTGTAAACCATGCCCAGtaacaaaatgtaaacaacaaattcgtaatattttttttatcgaaATCTGAATGAAAAACGGTCAAGTATCGACCGAAATAATCGGAAATATGGCCACTCGAATGATTAATGTTTCCgttcatcaataaaaataaaaaacaaaacggaAAAAGCGCAcacaaagaaaacaaaacaaaaatcggCCGGATTCGATTTTCGTACCTTTTATCACAAACACCCACGAATTGGCGGGCTGCTGTAAATTCGACTTGATGCATTTTTTCGGGGCAGCCTTGACGCGAGGCATTTTGTCCGCTTATTGCCGAAATAAACCGTCCGCACCGCTTAATTtacgattatttttatgagaCTTCAGCCATCACAGACGCCCGGTTAAATTTTACACCAGAAATGACAGAtctgcataaattaaatggatAGGTTGGTATTGCTCTTTATcattttcataataacacagtcGGACAAATCGGTTATTAATATCTTGGCCATAAAACTCATATTGCCCAATCGAATGGTCCACTCTAAAAAGGACGATTCAAATGCGCACAAATATGCGCGATTGATTTATCCGTCAAATCAAGTAAAATTCAGATTCGCGTTTCCAATAGGAATATTCGTCTTCATTAATAATGACtgtttattcatataaatttacagatataattattaaaactacaaatttaactataggaaaaacaaaatgaaaacaattttttttaatttacaatatttataataaaattaagttactaCATTGGCTCCACCTACTGTTATTCttcattacaaaaataaagaattcacTATTTTCCCGCTGTTTTTGGCTGAAGTCGTTCTAGGTTaaacaatttgatttaaaaatgcaGGCCTTCTTAAAATCCGGAAAATTGGGGGAACCATCCACCAGCAAACAAGTCGACACCATCATATCACACGAAAAACAATCCAAACCCGTACCATGGGTAGAAAAATAGTACGTACTCAAAATCAACTTCGTATCCAAATTAAACCTATTTCTTTTAGTCGTCCAAAAACAGTGGCAGACGTTGTTGAACAAAACGAAGCCGTCACAGTATTAGAAGAATGTATCAAAGGTGCAGATGTGCCTAATCTGTTGTTCTATGGTCCTCCAGGTACTGGTAAAACAAGTACTATGCTGGCTGCAGCTAAACAACTCTTCGGTGACCTCTACAGACAAAGAATATTAGAACTGAATGCCTCTGATGAAAGAGGCATCCAAGTAATCAGAGACAAAGTAAAAACATTCTCCCAATTAACTGCCAGTAGTGTCAGAAATGAGTAAGTACTTAACAGAATAGTTCTAAGTTGTTTGTAAAGTTTACTGAGTATTTTTTAGTGGAAAGCCTTGTCCATCattcaaaattgtaatattggaTGAAGCAGACTCTATGACTTATGCAGCACAGGCTGCCCTAAGAAGAACCATGGAAAAGGAGTCAAAATCAACCAGATTTTGTCTCATCTGCAATTATGTGTCAAGAATTATACCACCACTAACATCAAGATGCACCAAATTCAGATTTAAACCACTGAATGAGTCAATGATATTTGAAAGGTTGCAGTACATTTGTAAACAAGAAGGTGTCATTTGCTCAGATGAATCTCTGAACAAGCTTGTGGAAACTAGTGGTGGAGACATGAGAAGAGCCATAACTTGCCTTCAAAGCTGCTCCAAACTGAAGGGCCTTGGTGTACCAATATCTGTAGAAAATATTACTGAAGTCACAGGAGTTGTTCCTGATAAACTCTTGCAAGGCTTCTTGGATGTATGTGCTGACAGGAACATAGGAAAACTGCAAGAATACCtttctaaaataatgttacaaGCATATTCTGCTTCACAGATATTGGAACAGTTGAATGAACTTATAGTAGAGTCTGATAAATTTACTGACCCCCAAAAAGCAGTCATTGGCGAAAAATTAGGGGTAAATTTAACCATGTATGTTTAATGGATAGGcattaattcattcaattttaggTGGTGAGTTTCCGTCTTTTGGAAGGAGGATCAGAATATTTGCAACTGCTGGATTTAGGATGTACTATTATTAAAGCTCACAATCTGAGtacataatgtaattttaagtattttgtattatttttttatcattaaatattttgtcttttttaatatttttctttcctCTCAACaaataagacaaaatattgaaatattgtaagtttttaatacacaaaaaatataaactctaCAAcagaaacttttataaataagcaattttatacataaacttGGGAAACAAACATGAAACTTGAGTAGATTGGCTTTTAAGGAGCGCCCATGTAAGGTGGCGGTTGGTGGTAAGGATTGGGGTTCATCTGTTGCCGCTGCAGATGGGCAACCAGTTGTGACCCTTGGGGTCCGCCTTGCTGCTGCATCGCCATCATTTGTTGTCTGATGCGTTGCTGTTGTTGGAACTGTTGGTTCTGCACACCTGGTTGCATTCCTGCAAAAAGTTTAGTTAGtaacttgtttaatttaacaaggAGTAATTTACCTTGGGCTCCAGTCCTGGAGTAGGGAGGCGCCGGCCCTCCTTGGCCGCCCATGGCTCCCATCTGGGCGGCCATGTTAGCGTTCATCGTCACGTTAGGCGCCTGTTGCATGTAGGGTGCACGGGGTGGTGGCGCCTGGGGGCCTCCCATCTGCCTGTAATCTCCTTGACCGGGGCGCTGGGCGTTGAAGGCGGCTGCAGCCGAGTGCTGCTGAGAGAACATCGGGGCTCCACCGCTTTGTTGTTGCGGCTGGATCATTTGTTGGTTGCCAGCTTGGCCACCACCTCCCATGCCGCCTTGGCTCATCATTTGCTGCTGGGGGCCGCCGTATCCGCCGTACTGCTGCGGGGCCATGCCCCCTTGCTGGCCCATGCCGTATTGTTGGAACATattctgaaataatttttaattttaataaaatgtaatacttCCTACAGTTACTTTTATTACCTGATTGGGTTGCATGTTCGGATGAGGTTGCCGAAGAGGTTGTCTGGGGAATCCCCTCAAGTTTTGGCCGTAATTCGttggttgttgttgttgtgcgGTTGCTGCGTTGTTTATACCGGGCATAAACTGATGGTGAGGTGGATGTCGCTGCTTCAGCATTAAACTGAGAGCCTGTTTGGACTGATTGATTTGGGGTCTCTCCAGACGGTTATTAACTGAAATTTACAAAGCTGTTTTAGTGGGATCTGTTTCAAGCTCAACTAAAATTTCGGTAATGTTTACTGAtcatttgttcaaaattatggcattaaattaatgtaaactgTCATAGCaacaaaattactatttttttttttgtttatatgtcAGCAATcagttgtttaaaatgtatctTGATCTTTAACTTTAACCAAAATTACTAaacatatatatgtataagtaTCTTATGTAAGTAGACGTACACCAGGCCAAATCGGACgctttgaaacaattttttagtttccacaaattttttgatatatttttgtacctagtatatatttttttaaatatactgttcataacatttatcaaaatattccaCGTCCGTATATTCTCTaccaaaatcaatcaattattaaagatttagaCCGACAAGAAGTTAAAAACCAATTGTCTGGATCTAGTACAAAAAgacaacaaaaaatcaatagatACAATTTTCCAAACTGCCCGTTTTAGTCTGGAATGCCCCATATTCACGTTTTTAAACATTCGCGTtcatagttaattttttagtatctaaattccCCTTTGTTGAGCAAATTTTCACCTTTTTCCATCTGAATTTTCCCTCCTGGTGGCAACACTGATCTGGGCTTACCTAAACAATTTATGACTCTTCATAAGTATGAGTttgatatgaatatttaagtgTTGAGTTGAGTGTTTGTTTCACTtctttttaaaagttactgTATTGTAACTTACAGAATATAAAACCCTTTCAAATCCAAACAACAAGAACATAACTCACCCGGCATTTGCGGATAGaactgctgctgctgctggtTCTGGCCGTACCACTGCTGGTGCTGGTTGCCCGGATACTGCTGGCCCTGTTGCATGCCCTGCTGTCCGTATCCACCCATGCCTCCATGCCCCATCTGCGACTGCACGTTGGCACCCGGCTGCATGCCTCCCATGCCCGCCATGCCGGCGCCCGGCTGTCCCTGCCCGCCGCCCATGGGCGACTGGTTCATCATCGGCGTCATGTGCATCTGGCCCGGACCGGACTTCTTGCGTGGCTTCCGTTGTCCCTTGCCCCTACCTTTGCCTACGGCCGCGGGGCTCTGGTCCACCGACGACGGCGTGTCCGCCTTCAGGTCAGATTCCTTTAGCTTGAAGCGGCACACGGTCTTGTACACAGATAAACACAGGTGCGGGACGGGGAAGCTCGGTTTCGAAAGACTTTGTCAGGGGGGAGGGGAAATGGGCATGCAAGATACGAATACGACAAGCTCAAAGTAAAGGTTCCAGTACGACTTCGTTTCAACAATCTAAATAAGGAAGACTCGCGTTAATTACAGTTCTGAtgttctttatattttctggAACCTATACAAATCACTAGATTTACAGTAAGTTAGAAAGGTAACACAAAAGTCAACATGGAACACATATTAACAATTCTAAGGGAGCTGGAACAATTCTTTTATTCAACACAACAAAAGGATTATTCCATTCCGGACAATCGTAAACCAAACGGAGTTACCAACTGGACCAACGTGAACCATAAAACGCTTACAGGTTTGTCCGGTATGGGTTCCAGATCTTCTGGCGGCAGCGGCGGCGGATCCAAGTAGTGCGACAGTGGTTTCTGCAGGTTGTGCGTGTGGAACTTCAACAGCCTGTGAGTGTCCTCACACGTGAGCGGCTTCCTTTCCAATCGCACAGCGCCGAACCAAGACCAGGACAACGGTGCCGGATTCTTCATGCCCTCCAAGATATCCCAGGTGATCACCCGTTGTTTGTCCGTGACTTGCAGCTCGTGCTTGTCCACGTTGTCGAAGCTGATCTTGTTGCCCTTGCTGTCGGTTATGCTGCCGATTGGTTCCACAGCTATTACTTCAGTTGTGACGCGTGGCAAGGGCAGAAGCTGTTTGATATGTTGCAGGGAAGCGTTGTGGCGTTCACCCACCTCCTTTTTCAGCTTTTTCATCAGGTTCTGATACATTTTCCTACCTTCGTCCTAAAGCAACGAATAACCATCAGAGAcacaatgtaattttatataaaaacaaagctTACTTGACTGTCAGTTGCTAAAGCTGAGTGTACTAAAGTCGCCAGCATGTCTATAACTGTTGTAAACAGCTCGTTGTGAGTGTGTAGATCAATTAAACTGTAAGTGACCAATTGTACTAACAGCAAAGCCCAGTCAGTAGTTGCAGAATGATTTCTTTGAAACGCTTCGAATACTCCACCAACCAAAGCGAATCGCAGCTGCAGCCCATCCAAAGTTCGCTCATTGTTACAAATGTCTTGCAAATTGCCTTCTTTGGCTTGTTGTACCAACTGGAAGAGGCGCTTGATTAATTACGTAAACAATCCTTATTTCCAAACGAATTTACCTGCGATAATTGCTGATGTAACGAAGACAACAACCCTTCCCGCTGCCCCTCCTCCTGATTCTTCAGACAAGTGAGCACCAGAGTCAGGAATGGCTGATGACTCAACAGACTCTGGTTCTCACTTGTGGCTCTACCTTTGTTCTTTTGCTCCCTGCACCAACCACCACTCTCCAAAACCTGTCCGGCCACCTTGAGCACTCGTCCCTGAACCGCACTGGGCAGTTTGGAAACGAGAGGAGCCACCAACCAGATCGAGTTCTGGCGGTGCTTCTTGTCCGCCTTTTTGTCGTCGGATTTTGGGGAGGAGCCGTTGGTGGAGTTCAATTGGAACACATCAATTGCCGCTTTGGCCACCGTCTCCAGCCACTGCGACAATTCCGGTGAGTTCGGATTGAACTGCTTGAACATCAACTGTAAGTCTAGCCAGGACATTCTCAACGTCCATTGTTCTAAGTTCTGAAATTATCAATGAGTTACTCTATTTGTCTTGTTCCGTTCGATTATAAGAAGTTACCTCTAAAATACGACTAATCATGCTCTTTTGGTCCAGATCGTCTATGCTGGACCCCGCATCAGGATAACAGATCATGTGTAACAGTCTTTGGGCTTGTGAGTGTGAGAGGAGTGGATCCAACAAGTGGTCCGATTCGCATAGTTCCTCCGGGTGCGAAAGACACCTTTCCAACACCCACTGTTGAGAGCAAATCTCCCTTAGTACATGATTGGCGAATGCCGATAGAGAAGCAGTACTTTCGGCGTTGCCAGTGCTAGATTGCCTAGAAAATCACCAAGGTATTATAGATTGTAGTTGGGGCAAAAGCAAGAAAATAAGAATGGTTTGTACATTCGTCCATTCAAATTTTCTTGATTGGATGTTTTTAATCACTGGGACAACCAAATTATGGCAACCCCTATTTCCGTGAACCGACACATAATTAGTGATCAGGATAGCTTGAGGAAAAGTCAATAACAATACAGTATGTATCCCACAAATTAAGTCGAGAATAAGTTATTTacagataaaaacaaaatgaactCGCTTGTGAGCAATCACGGGCAAATAAAAAGCACATTTAGGGTTCTACGAACTCCTAACGTTGTCATGCAGTTCATGGCAATAAACAGTGGCCTTGTAACTAGTCTATAAACTAACAACATGCAACTTTGATATCATCCCTGATGTAATTCACTGCGTAACATATATTCGTACtggttcattttattttgcattCTTGAACATTGAAGGAAACACAAGTAAACATGttttgtgtgtatgtgtgtggaAGCAGTTGCAAAGGACACCGAAttctaacataaaattaattaaataaactggaTGTGCAGGCACAGACGAGTGACACGATCAAAGCAAGTAAGTGGATGCCAGCACAATCAGAAAATAACGCCAAATCGCATTGATTCATTGCTTGGCTGATTTTTCGGCCTATTTTCTGATCGTACCGCATACAGGATTGtgtgtaa
Coding sequences:
- the LOC109605840 gene encoding replication factor C subunit 4; the encoded protein is MQAFLKSGKLGEPSTSKQVDTIISHEKQSKPVPWVEKYRPKTVADVVEQNEAVTVLEECIKGADVPNLLFYGPPGTGKTSTMLAAAKQLFGDLYRQRILELNASDERGIQVIRDKVKTFSQLTASSVRNDGKPCPSFKIVILDEADSMTYAAQAALRRTMEKESKSTRFCLICNYVSRIIPPLTSRCTKFRFKPLNESMIFERLQYICKQEGVICSDESLNKLVETSGGDMRRAITCLQSCSKLKGLGVPISVENITEVTGVVPDKLLQGFLDVCADRNIGKLQEYLSKIMLQAYSASQILEQLNELIVESDKFTDPQKAVIGEKLGVVSFRLLEGGSEYLQLLDLGCTIIKAHNLST